A genomic segment from Saprospiraceae bacterium encodes:
- a CDS encoding PAS domain S-box protein has translation MNKYIKTANPGEANEILKAIFADAIDGIITIDEKGLIEAINPAAAQLFGYQPKEIIGHNIKVLMPEPYHSQHDRYIEHYHETQQPRIIGIGREVQGKRKDGSIFPFFLSVSEISLGSRKIFAGIIHDMTDIRERDKALRLSQSQFKAVFDTAVDAIITIDQKGIIQIANPATATLFNYEQSDLIGQNINILMATPHQEQHDAYINRYIKTKEAKIIGIGREVLAKRKSGEIFPILLSVSEFKVDEQLFFAGIVHDLTEQKKNEEAIRQLNEELEDKVNERTEELSKVVNKLLSTNKQLKIEISERKKIEAALIDSQRELKTALEKEKELNELKSRFVSMASHEFRTPLSTILSSASLIGRYVEDKQQDKRLKHIDRIKSMVNNLTGVLNDFLSISKLEEGKVNVQAESFPWNTYCAEILDEIELLLKKNQKLEHLPLPENVNIFLDKQLIKNILFNLLSNAIKYSPEDATIHCRTKRENNYLLLEIEDEGMGIPIEDQKHLFTRFFRASNAINIQGTGLGLHIVRNYINLLNGSIDFKSQQGKGTIFYVKLPMHYQA, from the coding sequence TTGAATAAATATATTAAAACAGCCAATCCAGGCGAAGCCAACGAAATCCTGAAAGCCATCTTTGCTGATGCGATCGATGGCATTATTACGATAGATGAAAAGGGGCTAATCGAGGCCATCAACCCTGCCGCTGCCCAACTCTTTGGCTATCAGCCAAAAGAAATTATTGGCCATAATATAAAAGTGCTGATGCCCGAGCCCTATCACAGCCAACATGATCGCTATATTGAACACTACCATGAAACCCAACAACCTCGCATCATTGGCATAGGTAGAGAAGTACAAGGCAAAAGAAAGGATGGTAGCATCTTCCCGTTTTTCCTGAGTGTCAGTGAGATATCCCTGGGAAGTAGAAAAATTTTTGCAGGTATCATCCATGACATGACAGATATTAGGGAGAGGGACAAAGCCTTACGCTTAAGTCAAAGCCAATTTAAAGCAGTCTTCGATACGGCCGTTGATGCTATTATTACCATCGATCAGAAAGGAATTATCCAAATAGCCAATCCCGCCACTGCTACCCTATTTAATTATGAACAGAGTGACTTAATAGGCCAAAACATTAATATTCTCATGGCTACACCTCACCAGGAACAACATGATGCTTATATAAATCGCTATATTAAAACCAAAGAGGCAAAGATCATCGGGATAGGAAGAGAAGTCCTCGCCAAAAGAAAAAGCGGAGAAATATTCCCCATTCTCCTTTCTGTAAGTGAATTTAAAGTGGATGAGCAACTTTTTTTTGCAGGCATAGTACATGACCTCACTGAACAGAAAAAAAATGAAGAAGCCATCCGTCAACTAAATGAAGAACTAGAGGATAAAGTCAATGAAAGAACAGAAGAACTATCCAAGGTGGTGAACAAATTATTGTCTACCAATAAACAGTTGAAAATTGAAATTTCCGAACGAAAAAAAATAGAGGCCGCCTTGATCGACAGTCAAAGAGAACTAAAAACAGCACTCGAAAAAGAAAAAGAACTGAATGAACTAAAATCGAGGTTCGTCTCCATGGCTTCCCATGAATTCCGAACGCCATTAAGCACTATCCTCTCCTCCGCCTCTCTTATTGGAAGATATGTAGAAGATAAGCAACAAGACAAACGTCTAAAACATATTGATCGCATCAAATCTATGGTCAATAACTTAACGGGCGTTCTTAATGATTTTCTTTCCATTAGCAAGTTAGAAGAAGGTAAAGTAAATGTCCAGGCTGAGTCCTTTCCATGGAATACCTATTGCGCAGAAATACTAGATGAAATTGAACTGCTTTTGAAAAAAAACCAGAAACTCGAACATTTACCCCTTCCCGAAAATGTCAACATTTTTCTCGATAAACAATTGATCAAAAATATTTTGTTTAACCTTTTATCCAATGCCATCAAGTACTCACCAGAAGATGCAACCATCCACTGCCGCACTAAACGGGAAAATAACTACCTGCTCCTGGAGATTGAAGACGAAGGGATGGGTATTCCCATTGAAGATCAAAAACACCTATTCACCCGCTTTTTCCGAGCATCCAATGCAATAAATATTCAAGGCACAGGCTTAGGACTCCATATCGTGCGCAATTATATCAACTTGCTAAACGGCAGCATCGATTTCAAAAGCCAACAAGGAAAAGGTACTATTTTTTATGTAAAACTTCCAATGCATTATCAGGCATGA